A genomic stretch from Eubacterium sulci ATCC 35585 includes:
- a CDS encoding collagen-binding protein, which yields MKNRVKQVFACLLSILIVVVGITPMTNSVVNAETTTGLQFTSIKIVESETGTVVADLLNGETPKLKTGVTYALNVSYSVPLNLQFSNTYLNLRFGDGVYVKTLPGATFAEGPISSTGFESLVKTPTGTGTSPYGYPGAGSEKSRSGDLKYKSKVSLTNVSSVGEICFALDDAYLNQDPNQILSNLFKFSLSTDATNDIDAKSFNAISTETFNYGFWNNQPTEAVSKGQTTSALNVYNTGGKSLTRAGSKTTVQIVYPSDIELVGLEERGLYNTNGTVVSTTESGGFKTATVEWNEPGSYSGGLSFFPHLKVPANSTRANGSTFDVVIKNFSKTIWNDNPNVGRTSNAQEARMTVTIMDGSTSERTKGYGLVDTMPNWALKKYDTYNVRLGSFLIKNELTTPTLPKTLEFNIDNADTAIIRGVTIPYAAGMTYGNIYWTTADGRSGTASPSVIKPSGSVSALITNEALGLGINDSIKTLKVDLGSIPASYDGIRPMQDLLDTWNPNNIHVSDEYYGWSYIPAGIYGSWKKGTNADVVSTIKFYTTGQTPSSTDAVKVVGKADKPRVVNGVGTINKTQINGGDSFKVSGRINDANWDWNPLQEPVIYMIMPEGFEYSNLAVTNGTLSSPSYVGEFEKDGVKLKVWKYSIDVGQETRGQYQTDFSIKSMNISFDVKTDKTARVKTYHINDFLGITTKDFKDIDAVIKREKWDASNWNTNKYTATFGEKVNSGKDMVSLSEGPGIKITQAYDVSAKSELLIPDTGKSYVYDNTSETAKEATTPVLKPGGDATLRITVRNNMTSQLDRVSLFVPLLKKDLNFGAGFMPEGKTELPLELRNVETTPNFEVKYIKLKAGKTYPINEAPQPADYDIVTDPADANMIMLVSRSAVAPGDGGRVDITYKVGNDVTHLYNEKKDVITPVLDYNIGGNTSTLTREPAAVSFHVDAPVTRDITVKKLWKDHAGTAITAPVTSVDVELLKDGAVVEEKQLTAANGWTVTFDNLEKANAAGVDYAYTVREKGLDASNDIKLDGAWYRATTSGSMDAGFTVTNKKSLTFTPMIPATTKLTVSKEWSGLSQANANEQSVRVRLFKNGVATTQEKILDKDNNFKATFDNLPDTDAVNGVNTKNVYTVKEVDADGNALNAGDKIKLGDKEFVVSYDGAKVKNTLVNPKIKLEGDKVWNDANNQDGIRPDEVTVKLIANGIDTGKTAKATRAGNWEYKFENLAKYDENGDEIVYSVVEIGVPGYTSHVNGTRVTNTHDPAKIDIPVKKIWNDDNDTKGKRPQSVHITLFADGVKADEVDLNAGDNWAHTFANMPKFKDGKLIKYTVKEDAVASYESKITGDETEFQVTNTYKEPVKPNGGKKGGKPNTFDDGGMALYSVMAGLSGLLFIAVSKKRKYSR from the coding sequence ATGAAAAATAGAGTGAAGCAGGTCTTTGCGTGCTTGCTTTCCATTCTAATTGTAGTTGTGGGCATAACGCCTATGACAAACTCAGTGGTTAATGCAGAAACGACCACAGGACTTCAGTTTACTAGTATTAAGATAGTAGAATCTGAAACAGGTACCGTAGTAGCAGACTTGCTAAATGGGGAAACACCTAAGCTAAAGACTGGTGTAACCTATGCGCTAAATGTGAGCTATTCGGTTCCATTGAATCTGCAGTTTTCTAACACCTACCTCAACCTGAGATTTGGGGATGGTGTATATGTTAAGACACTTCCAGGAGCAACATTTGCTGAGGGACCAATTTCATCGACAGGTTTTGAGTCTCTCGTAAAGACACCGACAGGAACGGGCACATCGCCTTATGGTTACCCGGGTGCAGGCTCCGAAAAATCCAGAAGTGGTGATCTAAAATACAAGAGCAAGGTTTCATTGACAAACGTTTCATCAGTCGGTGAGATATGCTTTGCCTTGGATGATGCCTATCTGAACCAGGATCCAAACCAAATTCTATCTAATTTGTTTAAGTTTAGCCTAAGCACCGATGCTACAAATGATATTGATGCTAAGTCTTTTAATGCTATTTCTACTGAGACATTTAACTATGGATTTTGGAACAACCAGCCAACAGAAGCTGTCTCAAAGGGACAGACCACAAGTGCGCTAAACGTATATAACACAGGTGGTAAGTCACTAACTAGAGCCGGAAGTAAGACTACGGTACAGATTGTATACCCAAGTGATATCGAGCTAGTTGGCCTAGAGGAACGAGGACTATATAATACAAACGGAACAGTAGTATCAACAACAGAAAGTGGAGGCTTTAAGACGGCTACTGTCGAGTGGAATGAGCCAGGCTCATACTCGGGTGGACTTTCATTTTTCCCACACCTAAAGGTTCCAGCAAACAGCACTAGAGCCAATGGTTCAACATTTGATGTGGTAATCAAAAACTTCAGCAAAACGATTTGGAACGATAATCCTAACGTGGGAAGAACATCAAACGCGCAAGAAGCCAGGATGACAGTTACAATCATGGATGGAAGTACATCCGAGCGAACCAAGGGTTATGGACTTGTTGATACAATGCCAAACTGGGCGCTAAAGAAATATGACACATACAATGTGCGTCTCGGAAGCTTTTTGATAAAGAATGAGCTTACAACGCCAACACTCCCAAAGACACTTGAGTTTAATATCGATAATGCAGACACTGCAATTATTCGAGGAGTGACAATTCCTTACGCAGCTGGTATGACATATGGAAATATCTACTGGACAACTGCTGATGGCAGAAGCGGAACAGCATCCCCAAGTGTAATTAAGCCATCGGGAAGTGTTTCAGCTCTAATCACTAATGAAGCACTAGGACTTGGTATAAACGACTCAATCAAAACCCTAAAGGTAGACCTTGGTTCAATCCCTGCATCATATGACGGAATAAGACCTATGCAGGACCTACTTGATACTTGGAATCCAAATAATATTCATGTATCAGACGAATACTACGGATGGTCATACATTCCTGCAGGAATCTACGGATCATGGAAGAAGGGAACAAATGCAGACGTAGTTTCAACGATTAAGTTCTACACGACAGGCCAGACACCATCAAGCACTGATGCAGTTAAGGTTGTAGGTAAGGCAGATAAGCCAAGAGTCGTAAACGGTGTCGGAACAATAAATAAGACCCAAATAAACGGTGGAGATAGCTTCAAGGTTTCGGGAAGAATTAACGATGCTAACTGGGACTGGAATCCACTCCAGGAGCCAGTAATCTACATGATTATGCCAGAAGGATTTGAGTACTCCAATTTAGCCGTGACAAATGGAACTCTCAGCTCGCCAAGCTATGTTGGTGAATTTGAAAAGGACGGAGTCAAACTCAAAGTTTGGAAGTATTCAATAGACGTTGGACAAGAGACTAGAGGTCAATACCAGACAGACTTCTCAATCAAGAGCATGAATATTTCCTTTGATGTAAAGACTGATAAGACTGCGAGAGTCAAGACATATCACATCAATGATTTCCTTGGAATTACAACAAAGGACTTCAAGGACATAGACGCAGTTATAAAGCGTGAGAAGTGGGATGCAAGCAACTGGAACACTAATAAGTACACAGCTACATTTGGTGAGAAGGTTAACTCCGGAAAAGACATGGTATCGCTTTCAGAGGGTCCAGGAATCAAGATTACGCAGGCCTATGATGTAAGCGCTAAGTCTGAACTTTTGATACCTGATACAGGAAAGTCCTATGTATACGACAATACATCAGAGACAGCAAAAGAAGCAACTACTCCAGTTCTAAAACCAGGAGGCGATGCAACCCTCCGTATCACTGTGAGAAACAATATGACATCACAGCTAGATCGCGTTAGTCTCTTTGTTCCACTGCTAAAGAAGGATTTGAACTTCGGAGCAGGCTTTATGCCAGAAGGCAAAACCGAACTTCCGCTAGAACTTAGAAATGTTGAGACGACACCTAATTTTGAGGTGAAGTATATAAAGCTCAAGGCCGGAAAGACATATCCGATAAATGAGGCACCGCAGCCAGCAGACTATGACATAGTTACAGACCCTGCAGATGCTAATATGATTATGTTAGTATCAAGATCTGCAGTTGCTCCAGGAGACGGCGGACGAGTTGATATCACATACAAGGTTGGAAATGATGTAACTCATCTATATAACGAGAAAAAGGACGTAATTACGCCAGTACTAGATTACAACATCGGCGGAAATACATCCACGCTCACAAGGGAGCCAGCAGCAGTTAGCTTCCATGTTGATGCTCCAGTAACAAGAGATATCACAGTTAAGAAGCTTTGGAAGGATCACGCAGGCACAGCAATTACAGCGCCAGTTACAAGCGTTGATGTAGAGCTCCTAAAAGATGGAGCTGTAGTAGAAGAAAAGCAGCTTACAGCAGCAAATGGCTGGACGGTTACATTTGATAATCTCGAAAAGGCAAATGCAGCAGGAGTTGACTACGCATACACCGTAAGAGAAAAGGGGCTAGATGCATCAAATGACATTAAGCTTGATGGAGCTTGGTACAGAGCGACGACAAGCGGAAGCATGGATGCAGGCTTCACAGTTACAAATAAGAAGTCTTTGACCTTCACACCTATGATTCCAGCTACAACAAAGCTGACCGTATCAAAGGAGTGGAGCGGCCTATCGCAGGCTAACGCAAATGAGCAAAGCGTAAGAGTTAGACTGTTCAAGAATGGCGTAGCAACAACGCAGGAAAAGATTCTTGATAAGGATAATAACTTTAAGGCTACATTTGATAACTTGCCAGATACTGACGCAGTAAACGGAGTGAATACAAAGAACGTTTACACAGTTAAGGAAGTTGATGCTGACGGAAATGCACTGAATGCAGGCGATAAGATTAAGCTTGGAGATAAGGAGTTTGTCGTAAGCTATGACGGAGCAAAGGTAAAGAACACTCTTGTTAATCCTAAGATTAAACTCGAAGGCGATAAAGTTTGGAATGACGCAAATAATCAGGACGGCATAAGACCTGATGAAGTCACTGTAAAGCTAATCGCAAATGGTATAGACACAGGAAAGACTGCCAAGGCAACAAGGGCAGGAAACTGGGAATATAAGTTCGAAAACCTAGCAAAATACGATGAAAACGGTGACGAAATAGTCTATAGTGTTGTGGAGATAGGTGTTCCAGGATATACGTCTCATGTTAATGGAACAAGGGTTACAAATACTCATGATCCAGCAAAAATCGATATCCCAGTAAAGAAAATCTGGAATGACGATAACGATACTAAGGGAAAGCGTCCGCAGAGCGTACACATCACGCTATTTGCCGATGGTGTAAAGGCTGATGAAGTAGATTTGAACGCAGGTGATAACTGGGCGCACACATTTGCGAATATGCCTAAGTTCAAAGATGGAAAGCTAATTAAGTACACAGTCAAGGAGGACGCGGTAGCAAGCTACGAGAGCAAGATCACGGGCGATGAGACTGAGTTCCAAGTGACAAATACGTACAAGGAGCCAGTAAAGCCAAACGGTGGTAAGAAGGGCGGAAAGCCTAATACCTTCGATGATGGCGGAATGGCGCTATACAGCGTGATGGCAGGACTTTCGGGTCTACTCTTCATAGCCGTATCCAAAAAGAGAAAATATAGCAGATAG
- a CDS encoding phosphate starvation protein PhoH: protein MSFDIDETVDRVALFGNLDINLNLISDAAGVQIVQRDNSLLIRGEKPELAIEMLRELIDIMHSGEFLDEQKVNYVIQLKAEGGSYSESGVGKDVICFTAKGKPLKAKTVGQKRYVNAVRKSDMVFGIGPAGTGKTYLAVALAVSAYKNKEVEKIILTRPAVEAGEKLGFLPGDLQDKVDPYLRPVYDALYDLLGRDNALRLKERELIEVVPLAYMRGRTLDNAFIILDEAQNTTCEQMKMFLTRMGFGSKIVVTGDVTQIDLPAGKKSGLIDAERVLKGVKGIEFCYLREMDVVRHEMVKRVISAYDRYYKHHPKKEEK from the coding sequence ATAAGTTTTGATATAGATGAGACAGTGGATAGAGTCGCGCTGTTTGGAAACCTAGATATTAACCTGAACCTAATCAGCGATGCAGCAGGCGTTCAGATTGTGCAAAGAGACAACTCGCTTTTGATACGCGGAGAAAAACCTGAACTAGCCATTGAGATGCTGAGGGAACTCATAGACATAATGCATAGCGGAGAGTTCCTCGACGAGCAAAAGGTGAACTATGTAATTCAGCTCAAGGCTGAGGGCGGTTCATACAGCGAAAGTGGCGTCGGAAAAGATGTTATCTGCTTTACAGCAAAGGGAAAGCCTCTTAAGGCCAAGACAGTCGGACAAAAGCGCTATGTCAATGCTGTGAGAAAGAGTGACATGGTCTTTGGCATAGGACCAGCTGGAACGGGTAAAACCTATCTTGCAGTAGCACTTGCAGTAAGCGCATATAAGAACAAAGAGGTTGAGAAGATTATCCTGACAAGACCAGCTGTTGAAGCGGGCGAAAAGCTAGGATTTTTGCCGGGAGACCTTCAGGATAAAGTAGACCCATATCTTAGGCCAGTCTACGATGCGCTCTATGATCTTCTCGGAAGAGATAATGCTCTGAGACTTAAGGAGCGTGAGCTTATAGAGGTTGTTCCACTAGCGTACATGAGAGGTAGAACTTTAGATAATGCCTTTATCATACTTGATGAGGCTCAGAACACGACCTGCGAGCAGATGAAGATGTTTTTGACACGTATGGGCTTTGGTTCCAAGATTGTGGTTACAGGTGACGTGACGCAGATAGACCTTCCAGCCGGAAAGAAGAGCGGACTTATAGATGCCGAGAGAGTCCTAAAGGGCGTAAAGGGCATAGAATTCTGCTATCTGAGGGAGATGGACGTCGTTAGACATGAGATGGTTAAGCGCGTAATCAGCGCCTACGATAGGTATTATAAGCATCATCCAAAGAAGGAAGAGAAATAA
- a CDS encoding heat-shock protein produces the protein MEIYFENEQVVSEELLALMEESARLCLEKEGIPEENCEFSVSFVDREEIKELNSTYRGVDKVTDVLSFPQFENFNELPENQIICLGDIVICEDRAKEQAEEFGHSYEREIIYLFTHSVLHLLGYDHMDEEEKAEMREREEEVMTELKLKRI, from the coding sequence ATGGAAATCTATTTTGAGAATGAACAGGTGGTCAGCGAGGAGTTACTAGCTTTGATGGAAGAAAGCGCAAGGCTTTGCCTAGAAAAGGAAGGAATTCCTGAGGAGAACTGCGAGTTTTCGGTCAGCTTTGTGGACAGGGAAGAAATCAAAGAGTTAAACAGCACATATAGAGGCGTTGATAAGGTCACAGATGTGCTTTCATTTCCTCAGTTTGAGAATTTTAACGAGCTTCCTGAGAATCAGATAATCTGCCTTGGCGATATCGTAATCTGCGAGGACAGGGCAAAGGAGCAGGCTGAGGAATTTGGGCATTCATATGAGCGTGAGATAATATATCTATTTACGCACAGCGTTCTTCATCTTCTTGGATATGACCACATGGATGAGGAAGAGAAGGCTGAGATGAGAGAGCGTGAAGAAGAAGTAATGACTGAGCTTAAGCTTAAGAGAATTTAG
- a CDS encoding cytidine deaminase → MTDVELYKLARKAARNAYAPFSGFRVGAAILTTTGEIFTGVNVENSSYGATICAERVACAKAISEGFRNFEAIAVATYSGDQAIPCGMCRQFLFEFAPNLKVITGRDEENIEVTSLDELLPKGFRL, encoded by the coding sequence ATAACAGATGTCGAGCTATATAAGCTCGCAAGAAAAGCTGCAAGAAATGCCTATGCACCGTTTTCGGGCTTTAGGGTTGGAGCAGCAATTTTGACGACTACAGGTGAGATTTTTACAGGTGTAAATGTCGAAAACTCAAGCTATGGCGCTACGATATGCGCTGAGCGCGTTGCATGTGCAAAGGCTATTTCAGAGGGATTTAGAAACTTTGAGGCGATTGCTGTTGCGACATATTCAGGAGATCAAGCAATTCCGTGCGGAATGTGCAGGCAGTTTCTCTTTGAGTTTGCACCAAATCTCAAGGTTATAACCGGAAGAGATGAAGAAAATATCGAGGTGACAAGTCTCGATGAACTATTACCGAAAGGATTTAGATTATGA
- the era gene encoding GTPase Era (Era; Escherichia coli Ras-like protein; Bex; Bacillus Era-complementing segment; essential protein in Escherichia coli that is involved in many cellular processes; GTPase; binds the cell membrane through apparent C-terminal domain; mutants are arrested during the cell cycle; Streptococcus pneumoniae Era binds to RNA and Escherichia coli Era binds 16S rRNA and 30S ribosome): MKSGFAGIIGRPNVGKSTLLNSILGEKIAITTDKPQTTRNSIRGIYTEHAEDGDSSQIVFIDTPGIHKAHNKLGAAMDDIAIKTYKEVDVILFLVDGSPDKGRGDTYILEMIKDVETPKFLVINKVDTMDPEEFKKTYDVYEKMGIFDEIFGISALKGTHVQRLVKAIQGYLEEGPMFFPEDMVTDHPERFIVSEIIREKLLMYLNEEVPHGVAVEIESYKEDPKLTEIGAVIYCERKSHKGIIIGKQGKKLKGIGKSARLEIEALLGVRVYLQLFVKVKENWRDSDFAISNFGYSEDR; this comes from the coding sequence ATGAAGTCGGGATTTGCAGGAATTATAGGAAGACCAAATGTCGGAAAGTCGACATTGCTGAACTCCATTTTGGGCGAGAAAATCGCAATTACAACAGATAAACCGCAGACAACTAGAAACAGCATTAGAGGTATTTATACAGAGCATGCGGAAGATGGAGACTCAAGCCAGATAGTTTTTATCGATACTCCAGGAATTCACAAGGCTCATAATAAGCTTGGAGCAGCTATGGATGACATAGCTATTAAGACATATAAGGAAGTTGACGTAATACTATTTCTTGTAGATGGAAGTCCGGATAAGGGAAGAGGCGATACCTATATCCTAGAGATGATTAAGGATGTTGAAACTCCAAAGTTCCTAGTTATTAACAAGGTTGATACCATGGACCCAGAGGAGTTCAAAAAGACCTATGATGTCTATGAAAAGATGGGCATCTTTGATGAGATATTTGGCATTTCAGCTCTCAAGGGAACTCATGTACAAAGGCTAGTCAAGGCGATTCAGGGATATCTTGAGGAGGGACCAATGTTCTTCCCAGAGGATATGGTAACTGACCATCCAGAGCGTTTTATCGTGAGTGAGATAATTCGTGAGAAGCTTTTGATGTACCTAAACGAAGAGGTGCCACATGGCGTTGCCGTTGAGATAGAAAGCTATAAGGAAGACCCTAAGCTAACCGAAATCGGTGCTGTCATCTACTGCGAGAGAAAGTCGCACAAGGGCATCATCATCGGAAAACAGGGTAAGAAGCTAAAGGGCATAGGAAAGAGTGCAAGGCTAGAAATAGAAGCGCTCCTAGGAGTTAGAGTTTACCTACAGCTATTTGTAAAGGTCAAAGAGAACTGGCGTGACTCAGACTTTGCTATCTCAAACTTCGGATACAGCGAGGACAGGTGA
- a CDS encoding glycyl-tRNA ligase (Catalyzes a two-step reaction, first charging a glycine molecule by linking its carboxyl group to the alpha-phosphate of ATP, followed by transfer of the aminoacyl-adenylate to its tRNA), with amino-acid sequence MENSKATMEKIVALAKNRGYVYPGSEIYGGLANTWDYGPLGVEFKNNVKKAWWKKFVQESKYNVGLDAAILMNPRTWEASGHIGGFADPLIDCKECRSRFRADKLIEDYRSEKGLPEEAVDGWSNEKLEEYIRDEQIACPECGKSNYTNIRQFNLMFKTFQGVTEDSQSQIYLRPETAQGIFVNFKNVQRTSRKKIPFGIAQIGKSFRNEITPGNFTFRTREFEQMELEFFCKPGEDLEWFNYWRTYCVDFLKSLGMTMENIRTRDHEKEELSHYSNATTDIEFLFPFGWGELWGIADRTDFDLSKHAEFSGQDMTYLDPDTNERYVPYCIEPSLGADRVALAFLVDAYDEEVLSTDDNGKEDTRIVLRLHPALAPFKAAVLPLSKKLSVVAEPIFEELSKYFNVDYDASGSIGKRYRREDEIGTPFSICVDFDTETDGCVTIRDRDTMEQIRIPISEVRSYIEEKLVF; translated from the coding sequence ATGGAAAACAGTAAAGCAACGATGGAAAAAATTGTCGCATTAGCAAAGAACAGAGGATATGTGTATCCGGGTTCTGAGATTTACGGCGGTTTGGCTAACACATGGGACTACGGTCCTTTGGGCGTAGAGTTTAAGAACAATGTTAAGAAGGCTTGGTGGAAGAAGTTCGTACAGGAATCCAAGTACAATGTCGGGCTCGACGCAGCTATTTTGATGAACCCACGCACATGGGAGGCATCTGGGCACATCGGAGGCTTTGCTGATCCTCTTATCGACTGCAAGGAATGTAGATCAAGATTTCGTGCTGATAAGCTAATTGAGGACTACCGCAGCGAAAAAGGTCTTCCAGAAGAAGCTGTCGACGGCTGGTCAAATGAGAAACTAGAGGAGTACATCAGAGATGAGCAGATCGCTTGTCCTGAGTGTGGTAAGAGCAACTACACAAACATCAGACAGTTTAATTTGATGTTTAAGACCTTCCAGGGTGTAACTGAGGACTCACAGTCACAGATTTACCTTCGCCCAGAGACAGCGCAGGGAATTTTCGTAAACTTCAAGAATGTGCAGAGAACTTCACGTAAGAAGATTCCATTCGGAATAGCACAGATTGGTAAGTCGTTCAGAAACGAGATTACTCCTGGTAACTTCACATTCAGAACAAGAGAGTTTGAGCAGATGGAGCTTGAGTTCTTCTGTAAGCCAGGTGAGGACCTAGAGTGGTTTAACTACTGGAGAACATACTGCGTTGACTTCCTAAAGTCACTTGGAATGACGATGGAAAACATCAGAACAAGAGACCACGAAAAGGAAGAGCTATCACACTACAGCAACGCGACAACAGATATCGAGTTCCTATTCCCATTCGGATGGGGAGAGCTATGGGGTATCGCAGATAGAACTGACTTCGACCTTAGCAAGCATGCAGAGTTTTCAGGTCAGGACATGACATATCTTGACCCAGATACAAATGAGAGATATGTTCCATACTGCATAGAGCCATCGCTTGGAGCTGATAGAGTTGCGCTTGCATTCCTAGTTGATGCATACGATGAAGAGGTTCTATCAACTGACGATAACGGCAAAGAGGATACGAGAATTGTCCTAAGGCTTCACCCAGCACTTGCACCATTTAAGGCGGCTGTACTACCTCTATCAAAGAAGCTTTCAGTCGTTGCAGAGCCTATATTTGAAGAACTATCAAAGTACTTTAACGTAGACTACGACGCATCAGGATCTATCGGTAAACGCTACCGCAGAGAGGACGAAATCGGAACTCCATTTAGCATCTGCGTGGACTTTGATACTGAGACAGACGGCTGCGTAACTATCAGAGATAGAGACACTATGGAGCAGATAAGAATTCCAATTTCAGAAGTAAGAAGCTATATCGAAGAAAAGCTTGTATTTTAA